The Phoenix dactylifera cultivar Barhee BC4 chromosome 15, palm_55x_up_171113_PBpolish2nd_filt_p, whole genome shotgun sequence genome contains a region encoding:
- the LOC103705766 gene encoding stress enhanced protein 1, chloroplastic-like → MARALIPSSLIHAAAARSAGARGLPRRIPSCKAPELVSSFKRSSTHFFLTTSRKRKNICQAMSVSIRCEQGAKQNNRLDVWLGRLAMVGFATAITVEIVTGKGLLENFGITTPLPMLALVVTALVGVLTAFFIFQSASRD, encoded by the exons ATGGCTCGAGCTCTCATCCCCTCCTCGCTCATAC ATGCCGCTGCCGCCAGATCCGCCGGAGCTCGCGGCCTTCCTCGGCGGATCCCCTCCTGCAAGGCACCTGAGCTCGTCTCTTCCTTCAAGCGTAGCTCTACCCATT TTTTTTTGACTACAtctaggaaaaggaaaaatatatgCCAAGCAATGTCAGTTTCCATAAGGTGCGAGCAGGGTGCAAAGCAGAACAACAGATTGGACGTATGGCTTGGTCGCCTTGCGATGGTTGGGTTTGCAACAGCAATAACTGTTGAAATAGTGACCGGGAAAGGACTTCTAGAG AATTTTGGGATCACCACACCACTACCAATGCTAGCATTGGTTGTTACAGCACTAGTGGGTGTTCTGACAGCTTTCTTTATCTTTCAGTCTGCCTCTCGAGATTGA
- the LOC103705768 gene encoding growth-regulating factor 1-like isoform X1, translating into MMYGSGSRSRYPFTESQWQELEHQAIIFRYLVSGIPVPNDLILPIRRSHLLDFPTLCFPHLPSAGWGCFQMGCGRKVEDPEPGRCRRTDGKKWRCSKEACPDSKYCERHMHRGKRSSRKQVDLSLASNPTSSRLSSPYSSLLSLSPPEADRALFPSSSSSGSPSISLSAQNNIPYSHLETVSLSADKSNRELYGLKEDVNEYNFFSEDSRAEREGKFRPLVLSSMGEIQQSSDQNLITNFAIALASEEDKVVESEGDSRKASSFDCLFDEWPERSTGAWIILEENQSKRASYSNTQLSISSSQYHNGLMMLEL; encoded by the exons ATGATGTATGGGAGTGGAAGTAGAAGCAGATATCCCTTCACAGAATCCCAATGGCAAGAGCTGGAGCACCAGGCGATCATCTTCAGATACTTGGTCTCAGGTATCCCCGTACCAAATGATCTCATCCTTCCCATCAGGAGAAGCCACTTGCTGGATTTCCCAACACTGTGTTTTCCTCATCTTCCTTCAG CTGGGTGGGGGTGCTTCCAGATGGGTTGTGGGAGAAAGGTAGAGGACCCAGAGCCGGGGAGGTGCAGGAGAACTGACGGGAAGAAGTGGAGGTGCTCCAAGGAGGCCTGCCCAGACTCCAAGTATTGTGAGAGGCATATGCACAGAGGCAAGAGAAGTTCAAGAAAGCAAGTGGACTTGTCTCTGGCCTCCAACCCAACATCTTCGCGACTGTCATCTCCatactcttctcttctttccttgTCACCACCTGAGGCCGACCGTGCTCTTTtcccctcttcatcttcttcaggaTCTCCTAGTATTAGCCTCTCAGCCCAGAATAATATTCCCTATTCTCATTTGGAAACTGTGTCCCTCTCAGCTGATAAAAGTAACAG GGAGTTGTATGGACTCAAGGAGGATGTAAATGAATATAACTTCTTCTCAGAAGACTCCCGGGCTGAAAGGGAGGGGAAGTTTAGGCCACTGGTGTTGAGCTCCATGGGCGAGATTCAACAGAGCTCTGATCAAAATCTGATTACTAACTTCGCAATTGCTTTGGCTTCTGAGGAAGACAAAGTTGTGGAGTCGGAGGGGGACTCCCGAAAGGCAAGTTCTTTCGACTGTTTATTTGATGAGTGGCCTGAAAGAAGCACGGGAGCATGGATAATTTTGGAGGAGAACCAGTCGAAACGAGCATCCTATTCGAACACCCAGCTCTCGATTTCCAGTTCCCAGTATCACAATGGTTTGATG ATGCTTGAATTATGA
- the LOC103705768 gene encoding growth-regulating factor 1-like isoform X2: protein MMYGSGSRSRYPFTESQWQELEHQAIIFRYLVSGIPVPNDLILPIRRSHLLDFPTLCFPHLPSAGWGCFQMGCGRKVEDPEPGRCRRTDGKKWRCSKEACPDSKYCERHMHRGKRSSRKQVDLSLASNPTSSRLSSPYSSLLSLSPPEADRALFPSSSSSGSPSISLSAQNNIPYSHLETVSLSADKSNRELYGLKEDVNEYNFFSEDSRAEREGKFRPLVLSSMGEIQQSSDQNLITNFAIALASEEDKVVESEGDSRKASSFDCLFDEWPERSTGAWIILEENQSKRASYSNTQLSISSSQYHNDA, encoded by the exons ATGATGTATGGGAGTGGAAGTAGAAGCAGATATCCCTTCACAGAATCCCAATGGCAAGAGCTGGAGCACCAGGCGATCATCTTCAGATACTTGGTCTCAGGTATCCCCGTACCAAATGATCTCATCCTTCCCATCAGGAGAAGCCACTTGCTGGATTTCCCAACACTGTGTTTTCCTCATCTTCCTTCAG CTGGGTGGGGGTGCTTCCAGATGGGTTGTGGGAGAAAGGTAGAGGACCCAGAGCCGGGGAGGTGCAGGAGAACTGACGGGAAGAAGTGGAGGTGCTCCAAGGAGGCCTGCCCAGACTCCAAGTATTGTGAGAGGCATATGCACAGAGGCAAGAGAAGTTCAAGAAAGCAAGTGGACTTGTCTCTGGCCTCCAACCCAACATCTTCGCGACTGTCATCTCCatactcttctcttctttccttgTCACCACCTGAGGCCGACCGTGCTCTTTtcccctcttcatcttcttcaggaTCTCCTAGTATTAGCCTCTCAGCCCAGAATAATATTCCCTATTCTCATTTGGAAACTGTGTCCCTCTCAGCTGATAAAAGTAACAG GGAGTTGTATGGACTCAAGGAGGATGTAAATGAATATAACTTCTTCTCAGAAGACTCCCGGGCTGAAAGGGAGGGGAAGTTTAGGCCACTGGTGTTGAGCTCCATGGGCGAGATTCAACAGAGCTCTGATCAAAATCTGATTACTAACTTCGCAATTGCTTTGGCTTCTGAGGAAGACAAAGTTGTGGAGTCGGAGGGGGACTCCCGAAAGGCAAGTTCTTTCGACTGTTTATTTGATGAGTGGCCTGAAAGAAGCACGGGAGCATGGATAATTTTGGAGGAGAACCAGTCGAAACGAGCATCCTATTCGAACACCCAGCTCTCGATTTCCAGTTCCCAGTATCACAATG ATGCTTGA